CCAATAccatgtcctacctgcccattGACTTCCAGTCCACCATGGCTCATTAAGCCATCATCACTCACACTGTCCATGATCTCATTGCACCAGTGATCTCCCCTCCAACTTTATAGTCCCCAGCCCTGCAATGTCCAGTTCTACCTGttccccaagatccacaagcccaactACCCCAGCTAATCCTTTGCCTCCACATGCTGctaccccactgaactcatttcttccTATCTCAATTCCATTCTCTCCTTCTTGGTCCAGGCACTTCCTACCTACATCTGTGACACAAACCACACCCTCTACTTCTTTGGAGACCTCCAGTTCTCCAGTCCTCCTCTACTTTGCCGAATTAGTCATCACCATCAATAACTTTTCCTTCAACTTTTctcatttcctccaaatccaggggGTGGTCATAGGTACTCACATGGGCCCTAGCTACATCTGCCTCTTTGTCGGTTACGTCAAACAGTCCATTCTTAGTATATACACAGATACTGTTCCCCAACTATTTCactgttacattgatgactgcattgggtGCTGCATCCTCCATTCAGGCTGAACTGATACAGTTCATCGACTAAGCCAACAACTTCTACCCTGccttcaaattcacttggtctatctcagacacctcccttccctttcttCACCTCTCCGTTTCCATCTCTGGTGACAGTTTACGGACTGACATTAACGATAAACCCACAGACTTCCATaattacctggactacacctcctcccacgcCATATCCTGCAAAAACTCCACCCCGTTTTTCGAATTCGTCCATCTCCGTTGCATCTGCTCTAATGAGGAAAAGTCCCACTCTCAAACATCCAATGTCCACCTATTTTAAACATGATCCTTTATCGCCCGTCATTCAGACGgccctctatctcacctcctccactACTCTAAACCAGCCCTCCCtgcacctcccaccaccaccaaccaCAAAGACAGGTCTGCCTTGTTAGCTCTTGCCACTCCATAAGCCTCCGCATCCAATGTACTATCCTCGACTCCAATTAGACCCCAACACCAAGAACATTTTCCCCTCTCCAACCCTTTCTGCCTTTTTCATGGACCATTCCCTTTGTCACTCCTTTGTTCGAGCCACACTTCCCACCAACCACCCTCCACCCCCATACTTTCCCATGCAAtgcaaaagatgcaaaacctgccagcacatcacgtccctcacctccatccagggtccCAAACAATCCTTCCAGATGAAtacagaggttcacctgcatcTCCTCCAACATAGTTTACGGCAtccggtgctcccgatgtggtcttctctacatcagtgagaccaaatgtaaactaagggaACGTTTCGACGAGCTTCTCAGCTGGGTCCATAAGGGCCAGCCTGACagcctggtcactgcccacttcaattcccatcccactccctctctgacatTTCCATCCTCCGCCTCCATTATCACAGTGAATTAGAGGATCAACACCTTACCTCCCACCTGGGTAGCCTagagcctggaggactcaacattgagttctccaatttcaaataaccttccaaACCATCCCCTGCCTCcacccttccattccacctactAACCCTTCCTTCCAGCAACTAATTGGATTCATTCCTcacatcgaccaaccaggttgtactgACAACCTGTGTCCACCTATCATTACCACACCACTCTGCCCCTGTCCCCACCCAAAACCATCCCGCCCCCAACCCCTTTACCCATATCTCCATATCCCCACCTCtgttcctgaagaaaggttataccCGAAACATGGATTTCTCCACCTCATGATGCTGCCTCGctagctgtgttcttccagcctcctgcttgtctactctcACAAAATAGAACATTTTAAGTTGGGTTGAGATTATTGGCACAAAAATACTTTCTAATTTGACACAGTAAGTTGACCATTTTGTGAAATATTTCTTTTTCCTGAATGTTCGTGCTGTACTAATTCCCTTTGCATATGATACAAGTTATTTTGGCAGGAAAATTTCCTGTCAAACCATTATCAATGCTTTTGTTAACCGACAACCAAATGATGTTCTACTGAGGGAAAATGGATATTCCTTTTCTCATTATTCATCACATGCAAATAAATATTTGGCCTCGGCATTATACCTTACAAAGCATCAAAAACGTGGTAAGGTACAGAGTTTGGTGCATCACACTTACATAACCAGATAAAACTGATTCCAAACCAAAGAAGGAGACAAGTCTGAAAGACTGTCCTTAAAATTTTATTTTATGAGCAGTCTAAAGGGACAAGACACAAGAACAGAGGAATAGAGGTTCAAATAAGGACTTTTAGTGCTTAAGGCCTAGCCAGCTGCTTTAGTCAATAGCAGATGTTAATCAGTAGCTCAGACTGACAATCAGTTATGGAAAAATGATATGTAGGACATCAATCCCCAGATGGTAAAAGAGAGCTTGGATGAAAATTATGGAGTGCCTCTTTCAAAGCTGCATATTAAAGACCAAATCTGCAGACCCAAACAATTTACCATCTGGACTTCAAGGTAAGGAAATCTGGGTTTCCTTTTAATATTTTTGACCTTTAATAGACTCAAAGAGAGTTCAAAACTTACTGAATATGATTGATATAACAGGTTCTGTCTCATCATGCTTTATATCGGCTACAATCCGGCAATTGGAGTTTGTTAGACGTGCCTTTTCTGTTCCTATTGCAGCAAGAAATTCCCTATGAAATGTTGGAAATAAAAATTTAAGTGAACAAAAATTGTGCCAATAAAAACAAAACAGTCTTATCACACAATTTTTCCTGTTCAAGTGAGATATACACTTTCATAAAGTGGAATCATACATATACAAGGTGTCACATTTGCAAAACATTTCatttttttcaaaagaaattgTTTCCCTTTGGCAGTTAGCAAAATTTTACTTTAATTCAGATTACTGGCCTCTGAAACACACTTAAGTGTTCATATAAATATGTGCAACAATGACCAATTGAGGATTTTAAAACATTCTTTCATTGGATGTACAGATTGTTGGATAGGGTCTTCATAAATTTCCCTTTTCCAATTGACCTTGAAAAAAAGTGACCTGCCTTCAACTGCTGCAGTCTTTGGAAGGTAAGTGCACACAGTGCTGTAAGGAAGGCAGTTCCAGGATGTTAACTCCATGACAGTGATAGAGCAGCAATACaactccaaatcaggatgttatgtgcttggaggggaacatgtaattgatagtgttcccatgtatctgctactccTATCCTTCTAAATGAAAGAATTCAAGGAATTTGGAAAGTGCTGCCTGGCTGAGTTGCTGCAGTAATTTAGATGGCGCACAATGCTGCCACAGTGCCTCAGTAGTGAAGGGATGAATGCCAAAAGTGGTAAGgaatggggaggggatggggtgccaatcaaatgggtgCTTTGTTCTCAATGGTGAGGAGTTCCTCAGGTACtgttgtaactgcacccttcaAGGCATGTGGAGGGTATTCCAACAGACTCCTGACTTGCTTTGCttgcaaaacagaaattgctggagaaattcagcaagtctagcagcatgTGTGTTGCTCTCCACAGGATTGATCCTGCTGTTTGTGGACAGGACACACATTGACAGATAGATGCTGTATTGGAACACCTTGACTAGGGGTGCAAATGGTTAGTGTGCCATAacgtcatacagcatggaaacagaccctttggtccaactcgtccatgctaaacTATTTCCATTCATCTCTgtttcacccatatccctctagtCCTTTCCTAATCTtgtacttgcccaaatgtcttttaaatgttttaattgtacctgcatctaccactttctctagcagttcattccatatatgaaccaccctctctgtgaaaacgttgcccctctggttccttttaaaactttctcctctcctcTCAAAATTATGCCCTCTATTTTTGAACTCCTGTACCACAGGGATACCTTTGagattcaccttatctatgcccttatgattttataaacctcaatacgttcacccctcaatctcctccgcTGCAGTGATAactgtcccagcttatccagcatctccttagaactcaaaccttccagtcctggtgacatctttgtaaatcttttctgcaccctctccaatttaatatcatccttcctacagcagggcgaCCAGAGCAATACATAGTACtcccaaagtggcctcaccaatgtcctgtacaacttcaatacaacaccccaactcctatactcaatggtctgaccaatgaaggtaagcatgctaaaTGCTTTCTTTACTACTTAGTTCATTGAAAGTTGCGTAATAGATGGACAACGTACCTGAGCCCCTAGATCTCTCTACAACACTCCCGAAGGCTCtatcattaactgtgtaagttgTGCCCTTGTTCACCTTACTGCCGATAAGTTGCAAGGACCATAGCCATTGCAGCATTCAGTCCCTTACCCGACTCTCATACTGAGTAAATTAGATTGGATTCGATTAGAttaattccctacagtatggaaacaggcccttccacccaacaagtccacaccgaccctctgaagagtaactcacccagacccattccccacatttacccctgactattgcacctaacaatataggcaatttagcatggccagttcacctgacctgcacatcgttggattgtgggaggaaaccggagcacccggaggaaacccacacagacatagggagaacgtgcaaactccacacagacagtcgtccaaggctgaaatccctgtgcggcagcagtgctaaccacagagccatcgCGCCGCCccttgaattggttgaagacttcATCTGTGATGCTCTGGATATCAGAAGGACATCACCCACTCTTCTGAACAGGGTTGGTCTGAATTCACGGTCACAACAGCTTGTGGGATAAGCTGGATCATGAGATTGCAGATTacagttgaatacaattctgcatCTGATGGCCCACAGCCCCTCAGATTCCAGTTAAGGTATGTTTGAAAGCCATGCTATTTTGCCACACCACACAATAGAGGGTATCCTGAATGTAAAGATGGGGCTTTGTCTTCATAAGAACTGTGTGGTGGGCactgtgatgatactatggctgaGAGGTGTATTTTGTACTTGTTTGTTGAAAAGAGATTTAAGAGAGTTACTGATCTGtctatttgaatccaataaagtaaacagcttgcgAGACCTTTAGGTTTTTttgaagttggaacaatagaagtagcatgagtgggtggagtcaggctGTCAAGGAAGCAGGGTTTGAGGTTGTAACTTTGCTCATTTAACCACaatacactgcagcacccaggaactacgagCAGCAGAAGGAAAATACCTATACAGCGTATTCAAGAATAATGGGTACCTGATGAACACAGTCTATGGATTCttaaacaagaagacacaacatgcccagaAACTCTAACCACACTATCGTACATCAAAGATATCTTAGAGATGACTACCAGACAATactgaccccttggcatcatggtagcgcACAAATCTACCTACACACTGAAACAACCTGATGAACATAAAGGACCCTAcaccaacaaccagcaaaacgaATATCATTTCCAAATTCTCTGCAAGGATtccaacaaacattacattggacagacaggcaggtAACTAACcatcaggatacacgaacaccaccTAGCTACCAAAAGACAAGACCAGTTaacactagtatccttacacacagacgaATGAGGACACCACTTAAACTCGGACAATGCATCCATCCTAAAACATGCTAAATAGATACaggcatgggaattcctagaggcccaCCATTCAaacggaactccattaacaaatatGTTGATTTGGCCCCCATTTActaacctctgagaaaaagaaccggaaatgacaccacccaccctaacagaccaagacacatacatacaaagtgggacagaacactagcgcttcaccggaggctcactgatgatgtcacctattatggtgatgaaatatcagagaacaagcctaccagctcagcgagcaaacttacaacttgaacctcaacctgagctacaaatcacaAAAATTGCAGAGTTTTAGTTTAGGTTTCAACAGTTGGGGTTTCAAAGTTGGTTATGGAAGGtgtcacatctctctctcagccacagtAAAAAGCTGTAGTTAGAGTCAAagatgtacagcaaagaaacagacccttcagtccaactcatccatgccaaccagataacctaacgtaatcgagtcccatttgtcagcacttggtccatatccctctaaacccttccttttaatatactcatccagatgccttttacatgttgtaattgtaccagctccacCATATTCCCACcattacatgcaccaccctctgcgtgaaaaagctgcacctttggtcccttttaaatttttccccactcaccctaaacctattctaGTTCTCTAGTTTTGTACTCCCCCGTCCCCAGGGAAATGATCTTATCTACCTAgtctatacatgcccctcatgattttataaacctcaaaaggtcacgcctcagcctccgacacttcagggaaacccgcctcagcctattcagcctctccctatagctcatatcctccaaccctggcaaaattccttgtaaatcttttctgaaccctttcaagtttcacaacatccttcctacggaagagagaccagaactgcacacaatattccaaaagtggcctaaccaatgtcctgtacagctgcaacatgatcacTCTTCCTaccagaattttttttttggtgttcttttctcctggactggacAAACACTACATGTGAGACAATTTATTTAactgaatttgcctttaccaTGGCTGTGTTTATGGAGTGTTattgtattggaacagttgctgtttagtagttaaattatttattattctgttaagttttccactAGAGTTAAAGTTGTTCTgattcttttttcttttgtttgtattttaactttaAGGTAAAAATCAAGCGTGTTTTGCTTAAAACATAGTACTGTGACCAAATGaattatggttggagggttcaaggatgttgccagggttggaagatttgagctatagggagaggctgaacaggctagggcgttttccctggagcatcggaggctgaggggtgaccttaaagaggtttacaaaatcatgaggggcatggataggataaatagacaaagtcttttccctggggtcggagagtccagaactagagggcataggtttagggtgagaggggaaagatataaaagggatctaaggaacaacttttccatgcagcaggtggtacgtgtatggaatgaactaccagaggaagtggtggaggctagtacaattgcaacatttaaaaggcatttggctgggtatatgaataggaagggttttgagggatatgggtcgggtgctggcaggtgggattgattgggttgggatatctggttggcatggacgggttggactgaagggtctgtttccgtgatgtacatctctatgactctaaatgaaacGCAGCaacttacacttgcctttaaataagaaaaGGAGGGGTTTTGTCTGGTACATCATATCACTCCTACTAATAATGTCATAGACATCTACTACAGATAAACTGGTAAAGGCAAGGTCATGTAAATTTTGCCATATTGTTAGTTTTCTGACCTCCTGATTGAAGCAAGTCTATTCTTTCAGACTTGATCGTTTAGTCAGTAGTAATGCCACCGAACCACACCTGATGATGTATTGAAATCCCCCAATGCTTCTGGATTTTGCGTTCCACTTTCAGTCCTATTGAACTGTTGGTATGACAGATATACCAAGGATGCTGTGATGATCGTCTTACAGTATCATAAGGTCTGAAATAGCTTGGAGACAAATGGAGAAATATagagttaaaaatatttaattggagaGCCCAACCCTAGGTAAACTGGAATCAAAGACTGGCTGACAAAACTGTCACTGAACAATGGGCTACATTTAAAAAGATAGCTTGTGTACACCTGATGTACATTCTCAAGTGACAAAGGAACAGCAGCTAAAGACAGAGTTCCATGATGACAAGGCAGagtgtagaatgaagcagatAAAGGGTGTGTATGACAGGTGTCAGGTTGTTAATACAAATGAGAACCAAGCTAAATATAGAAAATTCAGAGGGGATTTAAGAAAGGAAAAACAAGGAATTCTGGgcggcacagtgacacagtggttagcactgctgcctcacagtgccagagacccggattcaattcccgaatgtgtgcagtttgcacattctccccgtgtctgcatgggtttcctccgggtgctccggtttcctcccacagtccaaagatgtgcaggttaggtgaattggccatgctaaattgcctgtagtgttgggtaaatgtaggcgaatgggtgggttgcacttcggcgggtcggtgtgaacttgttgggccgaagggcctgtttccacactgtaagtaatctaatctagtaatcTAAAAAAACAAAGTCTGAAAGGAAAACTGCACTGACATAAAAAGGAATGCAAAGATTTTCTTTTGGCATTTCAATGATATGGGATAGTTAAAGGAGGAGCGGAGCCAATTTGGGACCAAAATGTGGATCTAGGATCAGATACTAATTAAGTACTTTGCATTCGTCTTTACCAAAAAAGAAGATATCACCGTGAATTAAGTGGTAGTTGAGATACCAGGTGCATTAAAAGTTGATGAAGAGGAGCTAAAAAAGATGACCGTAAAGACAAGTCACCTAGGATTGGATGGAATGTTTCCAGGAGCATTAAGAGAAGTAAATGCAAGAGCACATGAATTTGAAGCAGAATAAGCcagtcagcccatcgagcctgttccGCTATGCAATAAGATGATCATGACTGCCCAATTACTCCACATTCCCGTCAAACACCGATAACCTTTCATCCCCTTGCTCATTAAGAATTTATCTATCATTGGCTTAAAAATAGGTGAGGGCTCTCCTTCTGCTTCCTTTGAGGAGCAGAGCTGCAAAGACAAATGATTCTCTGCAAGAAAGCATTTCTCCTTAGTGCCATCTTAAATGGTGACCAATTATTTGAAACAGCGATCCTGAATTCTAGATGATCGCACAAGAAGGAAATACCCTTTCGCATGTACCCTATCAAGATTCtgcaggattttatatgtttcagttAAGATGCCTCTTAAGTAAGGGTGAAAACTGTGCAATTCTCCTTAGATATTTATGGAGATGGAACCAGAGGATTGGAGAACTACAAAGGGCAGTTTAACTCTGTAGTGAGAAAATACTTAAAAACTTTGTATCTGTAATGAAATTAATAGCTACTTTGACAAGTGTAGTTTTATTAAGGAAAGACAATACAGACTTGTTAAATGTAAAGTGATCAGGTCTGAttgcatctgtagagagagaaaccgagttaatattgagttcaatgggactcttctttggaactgaaggGGTCAGGAAAAATTATGGGTTTTACGTTGCAAAACAAGGGGAAATGGGAGCAAATGAGACAGATGGGATAGATGTCCATACCAAAATGCAAAGGGAGTCCTAAACATCCTAAAGAAGCCATATTTGAATGAAGAGCAGATGTTAATAACATAAAATGGGTTAACTTtcctgacattcctgatgaaggacttaagcccaaaatgtcgattctcctgcttcttgggtgctacctgacctgctgtgcttttccagcaccacaattttaaactctgctctccagcatctgtagacctCACTTTCTGCTAACCTTCCTGACAGTAAATCCATATAAACAAGAAACTAATGAGATCAAAATGGAGTACAGAATTTATGATCTGAAGTTGTTAAAGTGAAATGTTGAATCTTGAAGGCTGTAAAATATCTAAGTGGAAAATGAGCTGCTACTCCTCCAGATTGTGTTGGGGTTCACTGGAATACTGTAATAGGGCCTAGGATAGAATTGGGAGCAAGATGGTATATTGAAATAGCAAGTGACTGGAAGGTCAGGGTCATACTTGCAAACAGAGCAGAGGCACTTGATAAAGCAGTTATCTGTATGGTGTTTGGTCTCAACAAAGTAGAAGAGTCAAATTGTGAGCAGTAGATACAATTGACTGAAAGTATAGCAATTGCCTGGACGTTACATGTGGAGCCTTGGACAATAAAGTTTTACACCTTCTACAATTACTGTGATTACATGACATGATGTCATTGAGTGAAGAGGGCTTGAGCATGAGAGAGGAGTGGACGGCCCCCTCAGAATGCTGACAGAAGAGGAGGGAAAGGAAGATAATTTTGGTGGTGACATCTCATggcaggaggtggtggaggatgatcctttgaatgcatGTCTGGTGGCCTGAAAGTGAAGACAAGGGCAACTGTGTTATTGCTCTCTATACTGGGATGGAGTGTAGCAGGCAAATGGTGAGGACAGAAGTATGGAAAATGGGTCACATGTGACTAAGAGTCTCACTAAACAGGATGGAGAAGAATCCTTCGTTCAGCATAAATTATACGTTAGTTTTAGTGGAATTTATATGATCGAGACAGATTCAAACATAAATCCATGTATTACAGTAGAGCTACCTTCAATCAGATCCAAAGTGGAATGACCAAAACATGATTCTTAAGCTTTAGACCTTTTAGAACTTGGCCTAAAGCTGCCAGAGTTATTTGAAAAGCTATAAGATTTAGGAGTAGAAGTAGTCTGTTCAGCTCTTCCCGtcttcaccattcaatgaaatcagtatttcaccatttaaataccATTCAGCTCCTCCATTCATCCTGCCAAAAGACActacctcacatttctccacatttagtTCCATcttccaagtttttgcccacttgcttaacctgtctataCTCCTTTGCAGAATCTTTGCATCATCGTCATCACTTaccttcctacctatctttgtgtcatgtgTAAAAATGGCTATAGTAAATTCATTTTCTTTATCCAGGTAAATAGTAATGGTCCCAGCCTTCATCACTAGTTACAGATTGCCAGCCTGAAAAGGCCCCCTTTATtccaactctgtcttctattagttagccaatcctctatccgtgTTAATATACAACCTCCAATACTATGGTCTGTTATCTTATTAAACAGTGTAATGTGTGGCAATTTATCAAAAACTTCTAAAAATCTAAATATTTTACAACCACTGCTTCACACTTATCAATCAAActtgttatctcttcaaagaatGCTACCAAATTCCTTGACGCTGATGTCTCATTCATGAAGCCAACCTTCTAGATAAGTCAGGAACATCTTTGGGAGCAATCAAATACACTTTAGAGTTGTTAGAAGTAGATGTGATTGTgtgttaaaagtggataaacatAATGGAAATGTCAATCTGTCAAGGAACTGGCAGAGTTAATGAATTATTTAAACAGCTTGCCATTCACACTTTTAAGAAACCTACAGTGTAAAAAGAATGTGACTGTTATTTCCCTGCCTGTTGGCATAAACCAGAGGACTGTTGCTGAAAGATTTGCACTGAATGATTCATTTCTCAATCTATAATCAGTTTAATTTCCTAACATTTCAATTTGATTGACAAGGACAAGTGTATATAAAATACTGAGGAAAGTAAAATATATTGAATTGGTTTTCAGCAACGTGACTTTTGAAACAGGAATTTATCAATAGGCACTTAGAACTTTACCTACTCCATCTCACATTGTGTACGGAGGTCTGCTCATGGTATATACTGGGTGAATCGGCATAGATGTAATGACAAAGTGTGATGAACAGAGTGACATCGGCGACCAAGCCGCCAAATCTTGGTAAATTCACTATTCATCTTCattttgcatgtgtgtgtctttTTACATTTTGGTTCAGTCCTCCATATTAGCTATACCAAACCTCACTTAATTTCAGATTACCCCTAAATTCCTCAACTGTAGTTCAATTTCTGATCTAAATGCTTTGCGTCACAAACAACGGTCCAAGCACATTTCCGTTCAGATCACCACTTCCATTCAGGCCAAAATTATTTCCTTAAATCCTACTGTTTTGCAGCCATCTTTCTTTTCATTTACCTACACAGATCTAATTCATCCCTGCTCTGGTCATAAGGCTCTTAGATTTAACCCAACATTTTTCTGAAAGGCCCTATATCACATCCACTGCAAACAGAATCACAAAAAGGCTACAGAACAGGAGATCATTCTGCCACTCATATCCATGGTGGCTCCCTGTAACAGCAGTAGACTTAGTGTCCTTTTCTTAACCCTGCAGTTTATCCTTTACAGATAATGCAAAAGGAGAGTTAAGGCTTCAGTTCAGTTTATAGTGCTTGTCAAAGCAAATGTTTCCAGCAGTTTCGTTTTTATTTCGGATTTCCAGTAtattgcttcatttaaagaaAATTCCAACACGTGTACTGCTATTAACCTTCCACTGACACAATGAAAGCGACgttagaaacagaaattgctggaaaatctcagcaggtcaggcagcacccgcgaagagaaagcagagttaaagttgcagatccagtgacccttcttcagaaatggtgATAACTAAGAAAAGGATCACCGGacacgaaacgttaactctgatttctctctacagatgttgctACACCTGcttagtttttccagcaactcctgattttgattcagattcccagcatcggGAGTTGATcgggttttttttaaatgaaaatgaAGGAGTTGTACTGATATTGATTTCCAATAGATCATTATGGAACCGCATTTTCAGTGCATTTGTTCCAAATACTTCATTCCCAGTTTATTGAGAAGTCAGCTTGTTTTTACCAAGGATGCAAACTATAGCGAACTAAGACTCAAAGTCACCGCAAATGGAGCTTTATTCTGAAGGCCTGTCCTACCTGGCGCCACGGACATTAGACTCGAAGGGACAGAACTGTACGATAATTTCTTTCACTGTTTTCAGGATGACGCTCCCCCTACCCGCCGCCATCTTAACTCCCAACGTCCGGGGAGGAGGGAAGGACAACAGGAGCCCGCGATGCGCTCTGGGAATTGTAGTCCCTTTCTCCTGCTTCACGTCAAAGTTGCGGCGAATGTCTGAGCTGCGTTCGGACAGGGCTCGGGACGTCATGACGTCAGcgcacaccccccaccccccctcccgccACGGGAGCTCGTCTCCGTGTCAGAAAACGGAACCCTCCATGCAGGGCCGCGCCTGCGCGCTTCACCCCCTACTGGCCAGCTGTTTGTAGTGACTTGTGTCTCGCGCTGAGTGTGGGAGGAGCAAAGGTAGAGCCAAGGATCGCAGCAGTGTAGCTGCCGTGGAGAGCCTGGTGGGAACTAAATTATTGCAGCTCTGTGAATGCGTGATCTCTATTCTTCATACTGTATACATATAACAGTACGTTGCAAGTGACTGCTTTAGTTGCTTTTTGTGTTAAGCTCCAGCAACTCGAGTGAGAAGCAGCTGTGTGAATTAGCGGCTTCTTTCATCATTTTTCATGGTAAGTTTTTTTCTTGCAAAGTC
The Chiloscyllium punctatum isolate Juve2018m chromosome 5, sChiPun1.3, whole genome shotgun sequence DNA segment above includes these coding regions:
- the mrpl53 gene encoding large ribosomal subunit protein mL53; this translates as MAAGRGSVILKTVKEIIVQFCPFESNVRGAREFLAAIGTEKARLTNSNCRIVADIKHDETEPVISIIFNDGERLIMKAANLTSREMLSFFDERCFAKDPQAHEKASKKSH